A genomic window from Sulfurimonas paralvinellae includes:
- a CDS encoding FAD-linked oxidase C-terminal domain-containing protein produces MIESKHIEHFTGIVGEENIYSDKAHLIAYSYDATREHFEPDAVIFPRNEADVSEILKYCNEHKIVIVPRGAGSGFTGGALPSHGGIVLAMEKHMNKILEIDMKNMVAIVQPGVINMDLQRAVEEVGLFYPPDPASQDYSTIGGNVSENAGGMRAAKYGITKDYVMATRAVLPNGDVIKAGKRTIKDVAGYNISGILIASEGTLAVLTEITLKLIPKPKMTKTAMGIFPTVNDAMEAVYKTMASGITPVAMEFLDNLTIRAVEQTFHKGLPVDAGALLVTDVDGNLEDDLNFQLDQIEKVFKENGCSEFRRAKDDKEAADIWFARRNASPALSVYGSKKLNEDVTVPRAVLPQLLEKFYAIADKYSVNIPCFGHTGDGNVHTNVMVDGSEPQQVKIAYKAIEEVFQATIDLGGTLSGEHGIGLAKAPYMKMAFSDAEMALFKSIKKAFDPNNILNPAKMGLD; encoded by the coding sequence ATGATTGAATCAAAACATATAGAACATTTTACGGGCATTGTCGGTGAAGAAAATATTTACTCAGATAAAGCGCATCTTATTGCATACTCGTATGATGCGACACGTGAGCATTTTGAGCCGGATGCTGTCATTTTTCCCCGTAATGAAGCGGATGTAAGCGAGATACTTAAATACTGTAATGAGCATAAGATCGTCATTGTCCCTCGAGGAGCAGGAAGCGGTTTTACAGGCGGTGCACTGCCGAGTCATGGCGGCATCGTGCTTGCGATGGAAAAACATATGAATAAGATCTTAGAGATCGATATGAAAAATATGGTTGCCATTGTTCAGCCGGGTGTTATCAATATGGACCTGCAGCGTGCCGTTGAAGAGGTAGGACTTTTTTATCCGCCGGATCCTGCAAGCCAGGACTACTCGACTATCGGCGGTAATGTCAGTGAAAATGCCGGTGGAATGCGTGCGGCAAAGTATGGCATCACAAAAGATTATGTGATGGCTACGCGTGCTGTTTTACCAAATGGTGATGTCATCAAAGCCGGAAAACGTACCATTAAAGATGTGGCAGGGTACAACATCAGCGGTATTTTGATAGCTTCTGAGGGAACACTTGCAGTACTTACGGAAATTACACTCAAACTCATTCCAAAACCGAAGATGACGAAGACGGCTATGGGAATATTTCCAACGGTAAACGATGCGATGGAAGCCGTCTATAAAACAATGGCAAGCGGGATTACACCGGTTGCTATGGAATTTTTGGACAATCTTACCATCCGCGCGGTTGAGCAGACTTTTCATAAAGGACTTCCTGTAGATGCCGGTGCACTTTTAGTAACAGATGTCGATGGGAATCTTGAAGATGATCTGAACTTTCAACTTGATCAGATAGAAAAGGTCTTTAAAGAGAATGGTTGTTCTGAATTCCGTCGTGCAAAAGATGATAAAGAAGCGGCAGATATTTGGTTTGCACGTCGAAACGCTTCGCCAGCACTTTCAGTGTACGGCAGTAAAAAACTCAATGAAGATGTAACTGTACCACGTGCTGTGCTTCCGCAGCTTTTAGAGAAATTTTATGCTATTGCGGACAAATACAGTGTCAACATTCCGTGTTTCGGTCATACAGGTGATGGGAATGTCCATACCAATGTTATGGTTGACGGCAGTGAGCCCCAACAGGTAAAAATCGCTTACAAAGCCATTGAAGAGGTTTTTCAGGCGACAATCGATCTCGGTGGAACACTCTCAGGTGAACATGGCATAGGTCTTGCAAAAGCGCCATATATGAAGATGGCCTTTAGCGATGCAGAAATGGCACTTTTCAAGTCAATCAAAAAAGCTTTTGACCCTAATAACATCTTAAATCCTGCAAAAATGGGATTGGACTAG
- a CDS encoding YihY family inner membrane protein — MQPLARKIYKETKHFVLAFVDKELTLFAASLSFYTIFTIIPLLLIVLTLLTSMPSFSDHYEKIKGFIFSNLMPVQSEMIMNNIDGFVANSAKVGAFGLLMILIASLLFFKNFEYIANKIFHAKNRTLWESITTYWTMLTLTPIALGISFYITGYIATLMASNALTSGLNILPMVPYLIIWGLFFLIFQIGPNAKVNPKASAISSFLVAIIFSASKNAFIYYVFLNKSYATMYGSFAIVMFLFLWIYVSWIIFIYGLKLCYMIDRVYKNREIIAK; from the coding sequence ATGCAGCCGCTTGCTCGAAAAATCTACAAAGAGACAAAGCATTTTGTTTTGGCCTTTGTAGATAAAGAGCTGACACTTTTTGCTGCAAGTTTGAGTTTTTACACTATCTTTACGATTATTCCCCTTTTACTTATTGTGCTTACACTTTTAACTTCTATGCCGAGTTTTTCGGATCATTATGAGAAGATCAAAGGTTTTATCTTTTCCAATCTTATGCCGGTGCAGTCTGAGATGATTATGAATAATATTGACGGTTTTGTAGCCAACTCTGCCAAAGTCGGTGCATTTGGACTTTTGATGATACTGATCGCCTCCCTGCTTTTTTTTAAAAACTTCGAATATATTGCCAACAAGATCTTTCACGCAAAGAACAGAACGCTTTGGGAGAGCATTACGACTTACTGGACGATGCTTACGCTGACACCCATTGCTCTTGGTATATCTTTTTACATCACTGGTTACATTGCAACACTGATGGCTTCCAATGCGCTCACGTCAGGACTTAATATTCTGCCGATGGTTCCATATCTCATTATCTGGGGACTTTTCTTTCTTATTTTTCAGATTGGACCAAATGCAAAGGTCAACCCAAAAGCCTCAGCTATCAGCTCTTTTTTGGTCGCGATCATCTTCTCGGCAAGTAAAAATGCTTTTATCTACTATGTATTTTTGAACAAATCCTATGCAACGATGTACGGCTCTTTTGCTATTGTTATGTTTCTGTTTTTATGGATCTATGTTTCGTGGATTATCTTCATCTACGGACTGAAACTATGTTATATGATAGACCGCGTATATAAAAATAGAGAGATTATAGCCAAGTAG
- a CDS encoding ComEC/Rec2 family competence protein — MASLERVELISSKRDITLLFALFVTLLALSLGFEYYKYRELTKFDSQLVHATILKQYTKTKITKKGRTKTYQILKLQSDDGFSFYSTASKKLPNYKGKNVELEVWAGKISFLEYLKGFFAFSKILHVNTEPTFNNTVANSIMHQHNTKDMQDIYKALFLAKPLPYALQKTFSNLGISHLVAISGFHLGVLSALLFLLIKYPYIYLQNNYFPYRSYKRDTFMLITLILLNYMLFIGSPPSLLRAFVMLVVGFILYERGIKIISMQTLLLSALLIIALFPRLIFNIGLFLSLSGVFYIFLFLIHFQDKSKIWQFAVLPFWVYLMMLPYSLAIFGNFSLLHPLSILWTSLFTLFYPLAIFLHLI, encoded by the coding sequence ATGGCATCACTGGAGCGTGTTGAGCTTATCAGTTCAAAAAGAGACATTACTCTCCTTTTTGCGCTCTTTGTTACTCTTCTTGCACTCTCTCTTGGATTTGAGTACTACAAATACCGTGAACTTACAAAATTCGACTCGCAGCTTGTTCATGCAACCATATTAAAACAATACACAAAAACAAAAATTACGAAAAAAGGAAGAACAAAAACCTATCAGATACTCAAGCTTCAAAGCGACGATGGCTTTAGCTTCTACTCCACTGCTTCAAAAAAACTGCCGAATTATAAAGGCAAAAATGTAGAACTCGAAGTCTGGGCAGGAAAAATCTCATTTTTAGAGTACCTAAAAGGCTTTTTCGCTTTTAGTAAAATTCTACATGTAAATACCGAACCAACTTTCAACAATACAGTTGCAAACTCAATCATGCATCAACACAATACAAAAGATATGCAGGATATCTACAAGGCTCTTTTTCTTGCAAAACCACTGCCCTATGCACTGCAAAAAACATTTTCAAACCTTGGTATCTCGCACCTTGTCGCTATCAGCGGTTTTCACCTTGGTGTGCTCTCGGCTCTGCTGTTTTTACTTATAAAATATCCTTACATATATCTGCAGAACAACTACTTTCCTTATCGCAGTTACAAGCGTGATACCTTTATGCTGATTACTCTTATTCTCTTGAACTATATGCTTTTTATCGGCTCGCCGCCATCACTGTTACGCGCTTTTGTTATGCTTGTTGTCGGATTTATTCTGTATGAGAGGGGCATCAAGATCATCTCCATGCAAACACTGCTTTTGAGTGCGCTTTTGATCATTGCACTTTTTCCAAGACTCATTTTCAATATAGGTTTATTCTTAAGCCTCAGCGGGGTTTTTTATATATTTTTATTTCTCATTCACTTTCAAGACAAAAGTAAGATATGGCAGTTTGCGGTATTGCCATTCTGGGTCTATCTGATGATGCTTCCCTACTCCTTAGCAATCTTTGGCAACTTTTCACTTTTACATCCGCTCTCAATTCTCTGGACATCACTCTTTACGCTTTTTTATCCGCTGGCAATATTTTTACACCTCATTTGA
- a CDS encoding replicative DNA helicase: MQDNLYNLAFERSILSSIIFEPSQFDDLSVTLNKDDFYLPAHQDIFVAMLTLLQKDQPIDEEFIKKELIKAKKFDEQVMLEILAANPISNTAAYVEEIKDKSLKRHLLTLTTEIKRVTVEEELPSAEVVDIVEKKLYEITQDNQTSDFKDSPKMTFDTMEYIKEMKARGNSVLVGVDTGFKELNKMTTGFGKGDLVIIAARPAMGKTSFILNTVNNLILQGKGVAFFSLEMPAEQLMLRLLSIQTSIPLQKLRVGDMNDEQWSSLNGAIDKMNSAKLFVDDQGSVNINQLRSKLRKLKNQHPEIEIAVIDYLQIMSGIGNQDRHLQVSEISRGLKMLARELEMPIVALSQLNRGLESRNDKRPMLSDIRESGSIEQDADIILFVYRDDVYLYKEEKEREKAAKAEGKEFTSTYVEKEEEESEIIIGKQRNGPTGHVKLIFQKKLTRFVDAPSYASAVETVYENVDTKSAQVDVPNVEMPPI; this comes from the coding sequence ATGCAGGACAATCTCTACAATCTCGCATTTGAACGTTCTATTCTCAGCTCCATCATCTTTGAACCAAGCCAGTTTGATGATCTGAGTGTCACCCTAAACAAAGACGACTTCTATCTACCTGCCCATCAGGATATCTTTGTAGCGATGCTCACGCTGCTGCAAAAAGATCAGCCGATCGATGAGGAGTTCATTAAAAAAGAGCTTATCAAGGCAAAAAAATTCGATGAGCAGGTCATGCTCGAAATTCTCGCGGCAAACCCTATCTCAAATACAGCCGCCTATGTCGAAGAGATCAAAGACAAATCACTCAAACGCCATCTGCTCACACTCACAACCGAGATAAAAAGAGTGACAGTCGAAGAGGAGCTGCCTTCTGCCGAAGTAGTTGATATCGTCGAGAAAAAACTCTATGAAATCACGCAGGACAACCAGACGAGCGATTTCAAAGATTCTCCAAAGATGACCTTCGATACGATGGAGTACATCAAAGAGATGAAAGCCCGCGGAAACTCTGTTCTCGTTGGTGTCGATACAGGTTTTAAAGAGCTAAATAAAATGACGACCGGTTTTGGAAAAGGAGATCTTGTCATTATTGCCGCAAGACCGGCAATGGGAAAAACTTCTTTTATCCTCAACACCGTCAATAACCTCATCCTTCAAGGCAAAGGGGTTGCTTTCTTCTCTCTTGAGATGCCGGCAGAACAGCTGATGCTCAGACTGCTTTCCATTCAGACATCCATTCCGCTGCAAAAACTGCGTGTCGGTGATATGAACGATGAGCAGTGGAGCTCACTCAACGGTGCCATAGACAAGATGAACTCTGCCAAGCTCTTTGTCGATGATCAGGGAAGTGTCAATATCAATCAACTGCGAAGTAAGCTTAGAAAACTAAAAAATCAGCATCCTGAGATCGAGATCGCTGTTATCGATTACCTGCAGATCATGTCGGGAATCGGCAATCAAGACCGCCACCTGCAGGTTTCTGAGATCTCACGCGGGCTTAAGATGCTCGCACGTGAGCTTGAGATGCCGATAGTCGCTCTTTCGCAGCTTAACCGTGGTCTTGAATCTCGTAACGACAAACGCCCGATGCTCAGCGATATCCGTGAATCAGGTTCGATCGAGCAGGATGCCGACATCATTCTCTTTGTCTACCGCGACGATGTTTACCTCTACAAAGAGGAAAAAGAGCGTGAGAAAGCCGCCAAAGCAGAAGGCAAAGAGTTCACCTCAACCTACGTCGAAAAAGAAGAGGAAGAATCAGAGATCATTATCGGTAAGCAGCGTAATGGACCTACCGGTCACGTTAAACTGATATTTCAGAAAAAACTCACCCGTTTTGTCGATGCACCAAGCTATGCAAGTGCCGTTGAGACAGTTTATGAAAATGTTGATACAAAATCAGCTCAAGTCGATGTGCCAAATGTCGAGATGCCGCCTATCTAA
- the ispG gene encoding flavodoxin-dependent (E)-4-hydroxy-3-methylbut-2-enyl-diphosphate synthase: MIQRYPTKKIYVGDVAVGGDAPISIQSMTYSNTHDVAATVAQINRLHFAGADIVRVAVPDMEDALALKSIKEQISLPLVADIHFNYKLALIAAESVDCIRFNPGNISDKTKIKEIVKACQERNLPIRIGVNAGSLEKEFDNKYGPTAEAMVASAEYNIKFLEDLGFDNIKISLKASDVQRTVDAYRMLRPKNHYPFHLGVTEAGTIFHATVKSAIGLGSLLLDGIGDTMRVSITGELEEEINVGRAILKDSGAMPDGLNIISCPTCGRIEADLVSAVAEIEQRTKHITTPLNVSVMGCVVNAIGEAAHADVAIAYGKGKGLVMVKGEVVANLDEKELVDKFVTEVEKMAEESK; the protein is encoded by the coding sequence ATGATACAAAGATACCCAACGAAAAAAATTTATGTCGGTGATGTAGCCGTAGGCGGCGATGCCCCTATCTCTATTCAGTCGATGACCTACTCAAATACACATGATGTTGCAGCTACCGTTGCGCAGATCAATCGTCTGCATTTTGCAGGAGCGGACATCGTCCGTGTTGCTGTACCCGATATGGAAGATGCCCTTGCACTCAAGTCCATCAAAGAGCAGATATCACTGCCGCTTGTTGCAGATATTCACTTCAATTACAAGCTCGCCCTTATTGCAGCAGAGTCTGTTGACTGCATACGTTTCAATCCCGGAAATATCAGTGATAAGACAAAGATAAAAGAGATCGTCAAAGCGTGTCAGGAACGAAATCTTCCTATCCGCATCGGTGTCAATGCCGGCAGTCTTGAAAAAGAGTTCGACAACAAGTACGGTCCAACTGCAGAGGCTATGGTAGCATCTGCCGAGTATAACATCAAGTTCTTAGAAGACCTTGGCTTTGATAACATTAAGATTTCTCTCAAAGCTTCCGATGTACAAAGAACGGTCGATGCCTATAGAATGCTGCGTCCAAAGAACCACTACCCTTTTCATCTTGGCGTTACAGAGGCGGGAACTATTTTTCACGCAACCGTTAAAAGTGCCATCGGACTAGGTTCTTTACTGCTCGATGGTATCGGCGATACGATGCGTGTGAGCATTACAGGAGAACTTGAAGAGGAGATAAATGTCGGACGTGCTATTTTAAAAGACAGCGGTGCCATGCCTGACGGACTCAATATCATCTCCTGCCCTACCTGCGGACGTATCGAAGCCGATCTTGTCTCAGCAGTTGCAGAGATAGAACAGCGCACAAAACACATCACAACCCCGCTGAATGTTTCGGTAATGGGCTGCGTTGTCAATGCTATCGGTGAGGCGGCTCACGCAGATGTCGCCATCGCTTACGGTAAAGGAAAAGGCCTTGTCATGGTAAAAGGTGAAGTTGTGGCCAATCTCGATGAAAAAGAGCTTGTCGATAAATTCGTTACCGAAGTTGAAAAAATGGCCGAGGAGAGTAAATAA